The Acidobacteriota bacterium DNA segment GTCTTTGTGGCCTTGGCCTACCCCATCGGGTCTCATGTGCTGGTCAATGCGGCTGCACGCTTCCACTGGCGGCGACAGCCCGGTGGCGCCCCGCGGCGTGAGACAGGGGAGAAGCCGTAATGTATTGGGGACTGGAGACCGCCCTGGGCTTGTTGTTGCTGGCTTCAGCGCTGATTGCTCTTCGCTTGAAGAACCTGTTGGCGGCCGCGGTGACCCTTTCCGTCTTCAGTTTCATATCGGCCCTGATCTACCTGGTGATGGGGGCGGTCGACGTGGCTTTTACCGAAGCCGTGGTGGGCGCCGGCATCACGGGAGTGCTGTTCATCGTGGTCCTTTTCCATACTTCCCGCCGGAGCATCGATTGAGAAAGATCTCCCTGATCGCGTT contains these protein-coding regions:
- a CDS encoding DUF4040 domain-containing protein, translating into MYWGLETALGLLLLASALIALRLKNLLAAAVTLSVFSFISALIYLVMGAVDVAFTEAVVGAGITGVLFIVVLFHTSRRSID